In Haloarcula halophila, a single window of DNA contains:
- a CDS encoding carbohydrate kinase family protein: MTTEPTVLVAGDTLVDFVPRHPGPPGDAGGYEPSFGGSGGNAAMALDRLGVPPLCWTGLAADGLGEFLRAHFEASDIPSDLLVTDETARTTVALVNHDAQRGPSYVFYRERGADTRLQQGTVSDDTLDSVSWVHTTGVTMSVEPSRSATLELQSRASDRCTVSLDPNWRPDMWHSSHEFRAVVRGALPDVDVVTATPEELSVAGFEAEEPGELARAVADEGPHTVVLTLGDAGAFCYGTDDSPVTGQVHHGGYDVDPVDATGAGDAFLAAFIAALTHGVRDPNRALALANAAGAVTTTQAGAVTALTGPDALREFHDDIPWLS; the protein is encoded by the coding sequence ATGACGACGGAACCGACAGTCCTGGTCGCCGGCGACACGCTCGTGGATTTCGTCCCGCGTCACCCTGGTCCACCGGGCGACGCCGGCGGATACGAACCGTCTTTCGGGGGGTCTGGTGGGAACGCCGCGATGGCGTTGGACCGACTCGGCGTCCCACCGCTGTGCTGGACGGGGCTAGCCGCCGACGGCCTCGGGGAGTTCCTCCGGGCGCACTTCGAAGCCTCCGACATCCCTTCCGACCTGCTCGTGACAGACGAGACAGCGCGGACGACGGTCGCACTGGTCAATCACGACGCGCAACGGGGGCCGTCGTACGTCTTCTACCGGGAGCGGGGAGCCGACACCAGACTGCAACAGGGAACCGTCTCGGACGACACCCTCGACTCGGTGTCGTGGGTCCACACGACCGGCGTGACGATGAGTGTCGAGCCGAGCCGATCGGCGACGCTCGAACTCCAGTCGCGGGCCAGCGACCGCTGTACCGTGTCGCTGGACCCCAACTGGCGGCCCGATATGTGGCACAGCAGCCACGAGTTCCGTGCCGTCGTCCGCGGCGCGCTACCGGATGTCGACGTCGTCACAGCGACGCCGGAGGAGCTATCGGTGGCGGGGTTCGAGGCCGAGGAGCCCGGGGAACTGGCGCGTGCCGTCGCCGACGAGGGACCACACACTGTGGTCCTGACCCTCGGAGACGCGGGCGCGTTCTGTTACGGTACCGACGACAGCCCAGTGACCGGGCAGGTACACCACGGAGGATACGACGTCGATCCCGTCGACGCCACCGGGGCCGGTGACGCGTTCCTCGCAGCGTTCATCGCCGCACTGACACACGGTGTCCGGGACCCGAACCGTGCGCTGGCGCTCGCGAACGCCGCCGGCGCTGTCACGACGACACAGGCCGGTGCCGTAACGGCGCTGACTGGACCCGACGCGCTCCGAGAGTTCCACGACGACATCCCCTGGCTGTCGTAG
- a CDS encoding IclR family transcriptional regulator, with protein MGEENTITATKTSLRIIESLKRLDGAGVTAVADDLDIAKSTIHNHLQTLEGEGYVTNEGSVYRVGLRFLELGEYKRNRMDIYEKARPEVAALAEKTGEMANAAVEEHGEGVYITRAEGTQAVAVDTYAGKRVKLHCTALGKTILAELPEERVDEIVDIHGLPARTEHTITDRAELKSELAEIRERGYAYDREERLSGLRCVAAPIVPEGGEFVGALSVSGPTTRIEGDRFHEEIPELLRSAANVIEINLVYS; from the coding sequence ATGGGAGAGGAAAACACGATCACCGCAACCAAAACGTCGCTGCGGATCATCGAGTCGCTGAAACGGTTGGACGGAGCCGGTGTGACGGCGGTTGCCGACGACCTCGACATCGCGAAGAGTACGATCCACAACCATCTCCAAACGCTGGAGGGCGAAGGGTACGTCACGAACGAAGGCAGTGTCTACCGCGTCGGACTGCGGTTTCTCGAACTGGGAGAGTACAAGCGCAACCGAATGGACATTTACGAGAAGGCCCGCCCGGAGGTCGCGGCCCTAGCCGAAAAGACGGGCGAGATGGCCAACGCCGCGGTCGAGGAACACGGCGAGGGCGTCTACATCACCCGTGCCGAGGGTACCCAGGCTGTCGCAGTCGATACGTACGCGGGCAAACGGGTGAAGCTTCACTGTACGGCACTCGGGAAGACGATCCTCGCGGAGTTACCCGAGGAACGCGTCGACGAGATCGTCGACATCCACGGTCTCCCGGCCCGCACGGAACACACCATCACGGACCGGGCGGAGCTGAAATCGGAGCTCGCCGAGATCCGGGAGCGGGGGTACGCATACGATCGCGAGGAGCGGCTCTCGGGGCTGCGCTGTGTCGCCGCCCCGATCGTGCCGGAGGGCGGGGAGTTCGTGGGGGCACTCAGCGTCTCCGGGCCGACGACACGTATCGAGGGTGACCGCTTCCACGAGGAGATCCCCGAACTGCTCCGGTCGGCCGCAAACGTCATCGAAATCAACCTCGTGTACTCGTGA
- a CDS encoding universal stress protein encodes MAHDRILLAIGPDDRDSLDTLVDATIDLAEPSDATVSLLYVFPRDDYETMMEQMDIDTTTSGLTADEVAQRHESVREPADRLESLGIDYNIGGVSGGNPADQIVRKIEQTDADVAVVGGTKRSPTGKAVFGDHAQQTLLNAPVPVLYVKRE; translated from the coding sequence ATGGCACACGACCGGATACTGCTGGCAATCGGGCCGGACGACCGTGACAGCCTGGACACCCTCGTGGACGCTACCATCGACCTCGCGGAACCCTCGGACGCGACCGTCTCCCTTCTGTATGTCTTTCCGCGGGACGACTACGAGACGATGATGGAACAGATGGACATCGACACGACGACCAGCGGGCTCACGGCCGACGAGGTCGCACAGCGCCACGAGAGCGTCCGGGAGCCGGCCGACCGGCTGGAGTCGCTGGGTATCGACTACAATATCGGGGGCGTCTCCGGCGGGAACCCAGCGGACCAGATCGTGCGAAAGATCGAACAGACCGACGCGGACGTGGCCGTCGTCGGGGGGACCAAGCGGTCGCCGACTGGGAAGGCGGTGTTCGGTGACCACGCCCAGCAGACCCTCCTGAACGCTCCCGTACCGGTGCTATACGTCAAGCGGGAGTAG
- a CDS encoding amidohydrolase family protein produces the protein MRLVDTHTHTWGPDTAELPWSERVLPPGWEGPYTAHDLIEDMDAAGVEEAVTVTTPMYGRGVRANEYTMRSIEAYPDRLWGVGLMDFYGDPDEVRAALRRVVGHDRMLGVRMHACLDYEEHSTELNRTADWILDDELAPVWDEAARLGTTVFVFPKAEQLSMVATLAERHPEVQLVVDHMAFPDETTAPDAAPWTGFEAVADHDNVAVKVSSLPRSSEENWPYEDLWGYVRKLADWFGPDRLLLGSDYPWMDDWAEYEACLSWVEEAPFLSARDYSYLAHRTFERVHGV, from the coding sequence ATGCGTCTCGTCGACACCCACACCCACACCTGGGGACCGGACACCGCGGAACTGCCCTGGTCCGAGAGGGTCCTCCCGCCGGGCTGGGAGGGGCCTTACACCGCCCACGATCTGATCGAGGACATGGACGCTGCCGGCGTCGAGGAGGCAGTGACGGTGACGACGCCGATGTACGGCCGCGGCGTCCGGGCCAACGAGTACACGATGCGGTCAATCGAGGCGTACCCGGACCGTCTGTGGGGGGTCGGCCTGATGGACTTCTACGGCGACCCCGACGAGGTGCGGGCGGCGCTGCGCCGTGTCGTCGGCCACGACCGGATGCTGGGCGTCCGGATGCACGCGTGTCTCGACTACGAGGAGCACTCGACGGAACTGAACCGGACCGCCGACTGGATTCTCGACGACGAACTGGCACCGGTCTGGGACGAGGCCGCCCGGCTGGGGACGACCGTGTTCGTCTTCCCGAAGGCCGAACAGCTCTCGATGGTCGCAACCCTCGCGGAACGGCACCCGGAGGTGCAACTGGTCGTCGATCACATGGCGTTTCCCGACGAGACGACGGCCCCGGATGCCGCGCCCTGGACGGGTTTCGAGGCGGTGGCCGACCACGACAACGTCGCGGTCAAAGTAAGCTCGCTCCCCCGCTCAAGCGAGGAGAACTGGCCCTACGAAGATCTGTGGGGCTACGTTCGCAAGCTCGCGGACTGGTTCGGCCCCGACCGTCTGCTGCTCGGGTCTGACTACCCGTGGATGGACGACTGGGCCGAGTACGAGGCCTGTCTGTCGTGGGTCGAGGAAGCGCCGTTCCTCTCGGCACGGGACTATTCGTATCTGGCTCACCGGACGTTCGAACGGGTCCACGGAGTGTGA
- a CDS encoding SDR family NAD(P)-dependent oxidoreductase, translating into MVGHTSYDFSGETAIVTGSTKGIGRGIAAGLADADANVVVNSRTESAVESTAEELGDRGSGRVVGISADVGSTDDIDTLVDRTIDEFGQVDLLVNNAAVWPEEESLVDSDLEQWNHTMAVNVRAQYYAAKRVARHMIDEDIEGCIVNHTSQAGDRRTGPFGLYGISKTSINGLTWRMAQELAEHGIRMNAVSTDVTETAQLRHEAEQEATDHPDRTADEILRARGEQRPLGRLGQPEDLADAVLWLASDRADYVVGDIVRVSGGGNLE; encoded by the coding sequence ATGGTCGGACACACCAGCTACGACTTCAGCGGTGAGACCGCAATTGTTACCGGTTCCACGAAGGGAATCGGTCGGGGAATCGCCGCTGGACTGGCCGACGCCGACGCCAACGTCGTCGTCAACTCCCGGACGGAGTCGGCTGTGGAGTCGACCGCCGAGGAACTCGGCGACCGGGGCTCGGGTCGCGTCGTCGGTATCTCAGCGGATGTCGGGTCGACCGACGACATCGATACGCTCGTCGACCGGACCATCGACGAGTTCGGCCAGGTCGACCTGCTCGTCAACAACGCGGCCGTCTGGCCGGAGGAGGAGTCGCTGGTCGATTCGGACCTCGAACAGTGGAACCACACGATGGCCGTCAACGTCCGCGCACAGTACTACGCCGCAAAGCGGGTCGCCCGGCACATGATCGACGAGGACATCGAGGGCTGTATCGTCAACCACACGAGCCAGGCCGGCGACCGCCGGACGGGTCCGTTCGGGCTGTACGGCATCTCGAAGACCAGTATCAACGGCCTCACGTGGCGGATGGCTCAGGAACTGGCCGAACACGGTATCCGGATGAACGCCGTCTCGACCGACGTGACCGAGACGGCACAGCTCCGCCACGAGGCCGAACAGGAGGCGACGGACCACCCCGACCGGACGGCCGACGAGATACTGCGAGCCCGGGGCGAGCAACGGCCGCTGGGCCGGCTCGGACAGCCCGAGGACCTCGCCGACGCGGTGCTGTGGCTCGCGAGCGACCGCGCTGACTACGTCGTCGGCGACATCGTCCGTGTCAGCGGGGGCGGCAACCTGGAGTGA
- a CDS encoding mandelate racemase family protein, translating into MAPEITSIESVEFAYPIEDVGTDQHGFNLVYEPGSVTERKLFGLKIHTDEGITGEYVGGNSPGAAQINTFADYLVGKNPLDRERHWSEVKRALRKYDRMGIGPIDIALWDYAGKKYDAPIHELLGTYRTRFPAYASTYHGDENGGLDTPEAFADFAEECHSMGYGGFKIHGWGGSEGSRDLDREVDAVHAVGERVGDEMDLMHDPACELETYADALKLGRALDEEGFFWYEDPYRDGGVSQHAHRKLRQTLDTPILQTEHVRGLEPATDFAANESTDFLRADPEYDGGITGAMKRAKVAEGFGMDVEFHAPGPAQRHCIAAIRNTNYYELALVHPDCPNTQPPVYEGGYSDMLDTVDDDGMVEVPEGPGLGVDYDWDYIEANATGSVHTYE; encoded by the coding sequence ATGGCGCCAGAGATAACTAGCATCGAGTCCGTCGAGTTCGCCTATCCGATCGAGGACGTCGGGACAGACCAACACGGGTTCAACCTGGTGTACGAACCGGGTTCGGTCACCGAGCGGAAACTGTTCGGCCTGAAGATCCACACTGACGAGGGGATCACCGGGGAGTACGTCGGCGGCAACTCTCCCGGTGCAGCCCAGATCAACACCTTCGCCGACTACCTCGTCGGGAAGAACCCGCTGGACCGGGAGCGACACTGGAGCGAGGTGAAACGGGCGCTCCGGAAGTACGACCGGATGGGGATCGGCCCCATCGACATCGCCCTGTGGGACTACGCCGGCAAGAAGTACGACGCCCCCATCCACGAACTGCTCGGGACCTACCGGACGCGGTTCCCCGCCTACGCCTCGACCTATCACGGGGACGAGAACGGCGGGCTGGACACGCCGGAGGCCTTCGCCGACTTCGCCGAGGAGTGTCACTCGATGGGGTACGGCGGTTTCAAGATCCACGGCTGGGGCGGCAGCGAGGGGTCCCGCGACCTCGACCGCGAGGTCGACGCGGTCCACGCCGTCGGCGAGCGCGTCGGCGACGAGATGGACCTGATGCACGATCCCGCCTGCGAACTAGAGACCTACGCCGACGCCCTGAAACTCGGTCGCGCGCTCGACGAGGAGGGCTTTTTCTGGTACGAGGACCCCTACCGCGACGGCGGGGTCTCCCAGCATGCCCACCGGAAACTCCGACAGACCCTCGACACTCCCATCCTCCAGACCGAGCACGTCCGGGGCCTGGAGCCGGCAACCGACTTCGCCGCCAACGAGTCGACCGACTTCCTGCGGGCAGATCCCGAGTACGACGGCGGGATCACCGGCGCGATGAAGCGGGCGAAGGTGGCCGAAGGGTTCGGGATGGACGTGGAGTTCCACGCGCCGGGACCGGCCCAGCGACACTGTATCGCGGCGATCCGCAACACGAACTACTACGAACTCGCCCTGGTCCACCCCGACTGTCCGAACACCCAGCCGCCGGTGTACGAGGGCGGCTACTCGGACATGCTCGATACGGTCGACGACGACGGCATGGTCGAGGTCCCCGAGGGGCCGGGCCTGGGCGTCGACTACGACTGGGACTACATCGAGGCAAACGCCACCGGCAGCGTCCACACCTACGAGTGA